One Mesorhizobium sp. L-2-11 genomic region harbors:
- a CDS encoding branched-chain amino acid ABC transporter substrate-binding protein: MKKLGILSAAIVGLVMSAPVAFAEDITFSVVGPMTGQLATIGDQFKQGAQAAADAINAAGGVDGRQIKLDVQDDQCDPKQAVSVANRIVANGVKFIDGHACSGSSIPASAVYAEAGALMMSPASSNPELTDAAAKAGWPTIMRLYTRDDAQGAFIGPWMAKKYAGKKVVIMHDKSAYGQGVADAVKATMNQNGLKEILYEGINAGEKDYSALVTKLKELKADVVYFGGYHPEAGLILRQSAEQDFKFQLIMPDSIATPEFWQVAGPAGEGTMFVFPSDPQAKPEAKQAIEKIKAGGFVPEGFTLFSYAVIQAFAEGIKRAGSDDPAKVAEALKNGQPISTVVGPVTFDEKGDLKNVSYDINQWHDGKYAPIQP; the protein is encoded by the coding sequence ATGAAAAAATTGGGTATTTTGAGCGCGGCCATTGTCGGCCTGGTAATGAGCGCGCCGGTTGCCTTCGCCGAAGACATCACCTTTTCGGTGGTCGGACCGATGACCGGACAGCTTGCCACCATCGGTGACCAGTTCAAGCAGGGCGCGCAAGCCGCTGCCGATGCGATCAACGCCGCTGGCGGCGTCGACGGCCGCCAGATCAAGCTCGACGTCCAGGATGACCAGTGCGATCCGAAGCAGGCGGTTTCGGTCGCCAACCGCATCGTCGCCAACGGCGTCAAGTTCATCGATGGCCATGCCTGCTCGGGCTCGAGCATCCCGGCCTCGGCCGTCTATGCCGAAGCCGGTGCGCTGATGATGAGTCCGGCTTCGTCGAACCCGGAGCTGACCGACGCGGCGGCGAAAGCCGGCTGGCCGACGATCATGCGCCTTTATACGCGCGACGATGCGCAAGGCGCCTTCATCGGTCCATGGATGGCCAAGAAATACGCCGGCAAAAAGGTCGTCATCATGCATGACAAGAGCGCCTATGGGCAGGGCGTGGCCGACGCCGTCAAGGCGACGATGAACCAAAACGGCCTCAAGGAGATCCTCTACGAGGGCATCAACGCCGGCGAAAAGGACTATTCTGCGCTTGTCACCAAGCTCAAGGAGCTGAAGGCTGATGTGGTCTATTTCGGCGGCTACCACCCAGAGGCCGGCCTCATCCTGCGCCAGTCGGCGGAACAGGACTTCAAGTTCCAGCTGATCATGCCGGACTCGATTGCCACGCCGGAATTCTGGCAGGTTGCCGGCCCGGCCGGCGAAGGCACCATGTTCGTCTTCCCGTCGGATCCGCAGGCGAAGCCCGAAGCCAAGCAGGCCATCGAAAAGATCAAGGCGGGCGGCTTCGTGCCCGAGGGCTTTACGCTGTTCTCCTATGCCGTGATCCAGGCCTTTGCCGAGGGTATCAAGCGCGCCGGCAGCGACGACCCGGCCAAGGTTGCCGAAGCGCTGAAGAATGGGCAGCCGATCAGCACCGTCGTCGGTCCTGTCACTTTCGATGAAAAGGGCGACCTCAAGAACGTCAGCTACGACATCAACCAGTGGCACGACGGCAAATACGCGCCGATCCAGCCGTGA
- a CDS encoding SEL1-like repeat protein translates to MARFEMPEAGFGAMGATAQADILFELGMMYATGRDCETDVVAAHKWFNIAAIKGSVRAAELRSELSAAMSKLEIARALREAREWMTMH, encoded by the coding sequence ATGGCACGTTTTGAAATGCCTGAAGCCGGCTTCGGCGCCATGGGGGCAACTGCCCAGGCCGACATTCTTTTCGAACTGGGTATGATGTATGCGACCGGCCGCGATTGCGAGACCGATGTCGTCGCCGCCCACAAATGGTTCAACATTGCTGCGATCAAGGGCTCGGTCCGCGCCGCGGAACTGCGCTCAGAATTGTCGGCCGCCATGTCGAAGCTCGAGATCGCCAGGGCGCTGCGCGAAGCTCGCGAATGGATGACGATGCACTAA
- a CDS encoding DUF2147 domain-containing protein, producing MFRKISMALAATLIMAGTAWADPIEGNWKTQAGSTAAIAGGGGAFSITLKSGKFAGKRIGSFKVSGANKYTGTITDPETDKTYSGKASVSGASLKMSGCVLGGLICRSQTWHKL from the coding sequence ATGTTTCGCAAAATCAGCATGGCCCTTGCGGCCACATTGATCATGGCCGGCACGGCTTGGGCCGACCCGATCGAAGGCAACTGGAAAACGCAGGCCGGTTCGACCGCCGCCATCGCGGGCGGCGGCGGCGCATTTTCCATCACGCTCAAATCTGGCAAGTTTGCCGGCAAGCGCATCGGTTCGTTCAAGGTGTCCGGCGCCAACAAATATACGGGGACGATAACCGACCCGGAGACCGACAAGACCTATTCGGGCAAGGCCTCGGTCTCAGGCGCTTCGCTCAAGATGAGCGGCTGCGTGCTCGGTGGGCTGATCTGCAGGAGCCAGACCTGGCACAAGCTCTGA
- a CDS encoding AMP nucleosidase gives MPEPFGRQIFNDAAKAVAALQALYDRNTKFLRDSFTALAAGGDNNKRYRAFYPEVGVTTTSFTQIDSRQAYGHMPTPGHFSTTITQPALFERYLIEQLRLIMRNHGVPVTVSESTTPIPLHFAFLEGSHVDGAAAERIRRPIRDLFDVPDLDGTDDQIANGTFEVALGEARPLAAFTAQRIDYSLHRMSHYTATSPQHFQNFVLFTNYQFYIDEFVARAHDLMAKGGGGYVAFVEPGNVVTKAGQNAPSHGVAPPRLPQMPAYHLKKPNHGGITMVNIGVGPSNAKTITDHIAVLRPHAWVMLGHCAGLRNTQALGDYVLAHAYVREDHVLDDDLPVWVPIPPLAEIQVALQEAVAEVTGLSGYDLKRIMRTGTVATIDNRNWELRDQRGPVQRLSQSRAIALDMESATIAANGFRFRVPYGTLLCVSDKPLHGELKLPGMATEFYKRQVAQHLTIGIRAMEKLAEMPMERLHSRKLRSFSETAFQ, from the coding sequence ATGCCGGAGCCGTTTGGCCGGCAGATCTTCAATGATGCAGCAAAGGCGGTCGCGGCCTTGCAGGCCCTCTACGACCGCAACACCAAATTCCTGCGCGATTCGTTTACGGCGCTCGCCGCAGGCGGCGACAACAACAAGCGCTACCGGGCGTTTTATCCGGAGGTCGGTGTCACCACGACTTCGTTCACCCAGATCGACTCGCGGCAGGCTTACGGCCATATGCCGACGCCCGGGCATTTCTCGACCACCATAACCCAGCCCGCCCTTTTTGAACGCTATCTCATCGAACAGCTTCGCCTGATCATGCGCAATCACGGCGTTCCGGTGACGGTTTCGGAATCGACGACGCCCATCCCGCTGCATTTCGCGTTCCTGGAAGGCTCGCATGTCGACGGCGCGGCAGCCGAGCGCATCAGGCGGCCGATCCGTGACCTGTTTGACGTTCCGGATCTCGACGGCACCGACGACCAGATCGCCAACGGCACGTTCGAAGTTGCGTTAGGCGAAGCCAGGCCATTGGCTGCGTTCACAGCGCAACGCATCGACTACTCGCTGCACCGGATGTCGCACTACACGGCGACCAGTCCCCAGCATTTCCAGAATTTCGTGCTGTTCACCAATTACCAGTTCTACATCGACGAATTCGTCGCCCGTGCGCATGATCTGATGGCGAAAGGCGGCGGCGGATACGTCGCATTCGTCGAACCGGGAAACGTCGTCACCAAGGCTGGACAAAACGCGCCCAGCCATGGCGTGGCGCCGCCGCGCCTGCCGCAGATGCCGGCCTATCATCTGAAGAAGCCGAACCATGGCGGCATCACCATGGTCAATATCGGCGTCGGCCCCTCCAACGCCAAGACGATCACCGACCACATAGCGGTGCTCAGGCCGCATGCCTGGGTGATGCTCGGCCATTGCGCCGGCCTGCGCAACACCCAGGCGCTGGGCGACTATGTGCTGGCGCATGCCTATGTGCGGGAAGACCATGTTCTGGACGACGATCTTCCGGTCTGGGTGCCGATCCCGCCGTTGGCCGAAATCCAGGTGGCGCTGCAGGAGGCGGTCGCCGAAGTCACCGGCCTTTCCGGCTATGACCTCAAGCGTATCATGCGCACCGGCACTGTTGCCACCATCGACAACCGCAACTGGGAGTTGCGCGACCAGCGTGGGCCGGTGCAGCGGCTGTCGCAGTCACGGGCGATCGCGCTCGATATGGAGTCGGCGACGATCGCGGCTAATGGCTTCCGTTTCCGCGTACCCTACGGTACGCTGCTTTGCGTCTCCGACAAGCCCCTGCATGGCGAATTGAAGTTGCCCGGCATGGCGACCGAGTTCTACAAGCGGCAGGTGGCACAGCACTTGACCATCGGCATCAGAGCGATGGAAAAGCTGGCCGAGATGCCGATGGAACGGTTGCATTCGCGCAAGCTCAGAAGCTTTTCGGAGACGGCGTTCCAGTAG
- a CDS encoding endonuclease/exonuclease/phosphatase family protein, with protein MAFVAMLVLSVALVAGFFGTLHPAFDSFAHFRVHLAVLMALCALPLLATSFRLQAATALLFAVAAIATTSNALSVPRLWPVQAAYEAEAGDQAAYPGDQAVYPGDQTVYRLLQMNLRFDNSTPEKVLSLIGRTQPDVITLDEVSDMWKAKLGLLASAYPHRILCPYPNGVFGVALLSRRPFAAATQPRCDGRGAMAIATVDFGGTDVDVAAMHLTWPWPRNQSQQIGELSGEFASLGETSIMACDCNAVPWSAAVRRVAGLGRLTVAPSPGPTWLPIKLPEFLRFAGLPIDLAFSKGAVLIKSVSRLEKTGSDHLPLMVEFSLRPEQNKPVDEHETATASVRQNGRTRG; from the coding sequence ATGGCATTCGTAGCAATGCTCGTCCTCTCGGTCGCGCTGGTGGCCGGGTTTTTCGGAACGCTCCATCCGGCCTTTGATTCCTTCGCTCATTTCCGCGTCCATCTTGCCGTGCTGATGGCGCTTTGCGCGCTGCCGCTGCTGGCGACCTCGTTTCGCCTGCAGGCGGCCACGGCGCTGCTCTTTGCGGTGGCTGCCATCGCCACCACGTCGAACGCCCTGTCGGTGCCGCGCCTGTGGCCGGTCCAGGCAGCCTACGAAGCCGAGGCCGGCGATCAGGCGGCCTACCCCGGTGACCAGGCGGTCTACCCCGGTGACCAGACGGTCTACCGCCTGCTGCAGATGAACCTGCGGTTCGACAATTCAACGCCTGAAAAAGTCCTGTCGCTGATCGGCCGGACCCAGCCTGATGTGATCACCCTCGACGAGGTGTCCGACATGTGGAAGGCGAAGCTTGGCCTTCTCGCCAGCGCCTATCCCCACCGGATTCTCTGCCCCTACCCCAATGGCGTGTTCGGCGTTGCGCTGCTGTCCAGACGGCCGTTTGCCGCGGCCACGCAACCGCGCTGTGATGGCCGCGGCGCGATGGCCATCGCGACGGTCGATTTCGGCGGAACCGACGTCGACGTCGCCGCCATGCACCTCACCTGGCCATGGCCGCGCAACCAGTCACAGCAGATCGGCGAATTGTCGGGGGAGTTCGCCTCGCTCGGCGAGACATCGATCATGGCATGCGACTGCAATGCAGTGCCGTGGAGCGCCGCCGTCCGGCGCGTCGCAGGCCTTGGCAGGCTGACCGTGGCGCCTTCGCCGGGGCCGACCTGGCTCCCGATCAAGCTGCCGGAATTCCTGCGCTTCGCTGGCCTGCCGATCGACCTTGCCTTCAGCAAGGGCGCAGTTCTCATCAAATCGGTGTCGAGGCTGGAAAAAACCGGCTCCGACCATCTTCCGCTGATGGTGGAGTTCTCGCTCAGGCCGGAACAGAACAAACCGGTGGACGAACACGAAACCGCGACGGCATCCGTGAGACAGAACGGCAGGACCCGAGGCTGA
- a CDS encoding DUF922 domain-containing protein — translation MRLAVLTCLVAIGGLCGFAPSALADTKVLVKTRTYDITGTTGAALIEAMDRNGPKRHGFMTHAIALTAYTVNWDLDIRREGGACRLRQANGTLDLTYTLPRLASAATPALQKRWKAFFAGVRAHEHNHGRIARTMMRATEKSITGLQFADNLFCSKTHREARRRIKAVYAEYEARQNAFDAREHRDGGHVEHLIRALLRKQ, via the coding sequence ATGCGCCTGGCGGTTCTGACGTGCCTTGTGGCGATTGGTGGCTTGTGCGGCTTCGCGCCGTCGGCATTGGCTGACACGAAGGTGCTGGTCAAGACCCGGACCTACGACATCACTGGAACCACGGGCGCCGCCCTGATCGAGGCCATGGACCGCAACGGTCCGAAGCGGCACGGCTTCATGACGCACGCCATCGCGCTGACCGCCTATACCGTAAACTGGGACCTTGATATCCGCAGGGAAGGTGGTGCCTGCCGTCTGCGCCAGGCCAATGGCACGCTCGATCTCACCTACACCTTGCCGCGTTTGGCCTCAGCCGCGACGCCGGCGCTGCAGAAGCGCTGGAAGGCGTTTTTCGCGGGCGTTCGAGCTCACGAGCATAACCATGGCCGCATCGCCAGGACAATGATGCGGGCGACCGAAAAATCGATCACTGGACTGCAGTTCGCCGACAACTTGTTTTGCAGCAAGACGCACCGCGAGGCGAGGCGCCGGATCAAGGCCGTCTATGCCGAATACGAGGCGAGACAGAACGCCTTCGACGCGCGCGAGCATCGCGACGGCGGCCATGTCGAGCACCTCATCAGGGCGCTGTTGCGCAAGCAGTAG
- a CDS encoding electron transfer flavoprotein-ubiquinone oxidoreductase, producing MSEIERESMEFDVVIVGAGPAGLAAAIRLRQVNPELSVVVLEKGGEVGAHILSGAVVDPIGIDRLLPAWRDEEGHPFKTPVTADHFLVLGPAGSFRLPNFLMPPLMNNHGNYIVSLGNVCRWLATKAEALGVEIYPGFAAVDLIYSGEGAVTGVVTGDMGVEKDGTHGPGFAPGMALMGKYVLIGEGARGSLAKQLIAKYHLSDGREPGKYGIGLKELWQVKPENHRPGLVQHSFGWPLDMKTGGGSFLYHLEDNQVAVGFVVHLNYKNPYLSPFDEFQRFKTHPAIRGTFEGGKRLGYGARAITEGGWQSVPKLSFPGGALIGCAAGFVNVPRIKGSHNAVLSGMLAAEHVAEAIGAGRANDELASYEAAWRATDIGKDLKKVRNVKPLWSRFGTVVGVGIGGLDMWLNTLLGFSPFGTLKHGKADYATLEPAAKHKKIAYPKPDGVLTFDRLSSVFLSNTNHEENEPVHLLVADMDLQRRSEHDVYAGPSTRYCPASVYEWVDKDGNPAADPEAKDVRFVINAQNCVHCKTCDIKDPNRNITWVPPQGGEGPVYQNM from the coding sequence ATGAGCGAGATCGAACGCGAAAGCATGGAATTCGACGTGGTCATCGTCGGCGCCGGTCCGGCCGGCCTCGCCGCCGCGATCCGTCTCAGGCAGGTCAATCCCGAGCTTTCCGTCGTCGTCCTGGAAAAGGGTGGTGAAGTCGGCGCCCACATCCTGTCCGGCGCCGTCGTCGATCCGATCGGCATCGACCGGCTGCTGCCGGCCTGGCGTGACGAGGAGGGACATCCGTTCAAGACGCCGGTCACGGCAGACCATTTTTTGGTCCTCGGCCCCGCCGGTTCGTTCCGTCTGCCCAACTTCCTGATGCCGCCGCTGATGAACAACCACGGCAACTACATCGTTTCGCTCGGCAATGTCTGCCGCTGGCTGGCGACCAAGGCCGAGGCGCTGGGCGTCGAGATCTATCCGGGCTTTGCCGCCGTGGACCTCATTTACAGTGGCGAGGGCGCGGTCACCGGCGTTGTCACCGGCGATATGGGCGTCGAGAAGGACGGCACGCATGGCCCGGGCTTCGCGCCGGGCATGGCGCTGATGGGCAAATATGTGCTGATCGGCGAGGGCGCGCGCGGCTCGCTGGCCAAGCAGCTGATCGCAAAATACCATCTTTCCGACGGCCGCGAGCCCGGCAAATACGGCATCGGTCTCAAGGAGCTGTGGCAGGTCAAGCCGGAGAACCACCGGCCAGGCCTTGTCCAACACTCCTTCGGCTGGCCGCTCGACATGAAGACCGGCGGCGGCTCCTTCCTCTACCATCTGGAGGACAACCAGGTCGCGGTCGGCTTCGTCGTCCACCTCAACTACAAGAACCCCTATCTGTCGCCGTTTGACGAGTTCCAGCGCTTCAAGACCCACCCGGCGATCAGGGGCACATTCGAGGGCGGCAAGCGGCTCGGCTATGGCGCCCGCGCCATCACCGAGGGCGGCTGGCAGTCGGTGCCGAAACTGTCCTTCCCCGGCGGTGCGCTGATCGGTTGTGCTGCCGGCTTCGTCAACGTGCCGCGCATCAAGGGCTCGCACAATGCCGTGCTCTCCGGAATGCTGGCGGCCGAGCATGTCGCCGAGGCGATCGGCGCCGGCCGCGCCAATGACGAACTGGCTTCCTACGAGGCGGCATGGCGGGCGACCGACATCGGCAAGGATTTGAAGAAGGTGCGCAACGTCAAGCCATTGTGGTCGCGCTTCGGCACCGTCGTCGGCGTCGGCATCGGCGGCCTCGACATGTGGCTGAACACGCTGCTCGGGTTCTCGCCTTTTGGCACGCTGAAGCACGGCAAGGCCGATTATGCGACGCTGGAGCCGGCCGCCAAGCACAAGAAGATCGCCTATCCGAAGCCGGACGGCGTGCTCACCTTCGACCGCCTGTCCTCGGTGTTCCTGTCCAATACCAACCACGAGGAAAACGAGCCTGTCCATCTGCTGGTTGCGGATATGGATCTGCAGCGGCGTTCCGAGCACGATGTCTATGCCGGGCCCTCGACACGCTACTGCCCGGCCAGTGTCTACGAATGGGTAGACAAGGATGGAAACCCCGCCGCCGATCCCGAGGCGAAGGACGTGCGCTTCGTCATCAACGCGCAGAACTGCGTCCACTGCAAGACCTGCGACATCAAGGACCCGAACCGAAACATAACCTGGGTGCCGCCACAGGGTGGCGAAGGCCCAGTCTACCAGAACATGTAG
- a CDS encoding uracil-DNA glycosylase, whose amino-acid sequence MTAVSRGPDIADLLAFYASAGVDEALEEEPLNRFAENASKPPERGPATITTPTRENAALPRSTSLSRAGMGERQAAAPALRAPSGTATVPDEQQAALARHLATTAATLDELRQHMAAFDGCNLKFTAKNLVFADGNPNAAVMLVGETPERDEDIEGLPFVGRSGRLLDRMLAAIGLDRTSAYIANVIPWRPPGNRTPTPHETEICRPFIERQIELVNPKVLVNLGGLSANILLDTTEAILRLRGNWRVHTTAAGIAIPAMPTLHPAYLLKNPAHKKLAWRDFLEVKAKLWTLG is encoded by the coding sequence ATGACTGCCGTTTCCCGAGGACCTGATATTGCCGACCTGCTGGCCTTCTACGCCAGTGCCGGCGTCGATGAAGCGCTCGAAGAGGAGCCGCTGAACAGGTTTGCCGAGAATGCGTCAAAGCCGCCTGAGCGCGGGCCAGCGACAATTACGACGCCAACCAGGGAAAACGCCGCACTGCCACGCTCGACAAGCCTGTCACGCGCCGGAATGGGCGAAAGGCAAGCTGCGGCACCGGCGCTGCGCGCGCCGTCCGGTACGGCGACCGTGCCCGACGAGCAGCAAGCGGCATTGGCGCGCCATCTGGCGACGACCGCGGCTACCCTGGACGAGCTTCGCCAGCACATGGCGGCATTCGACGGCTGCAACCTCAAATTCACCGCCAAGAACCTGGTGTTCGCCGACGGCAATCCGAACGCCGCGGTCATGCTGGTCGGCGAGACGCCCGAGCGCGACGAGGACATCGAAGGATTGCCGTTCGTCGGCCGCTCGGGCCGGCTGCTCGACCGGATGCTGGCCGCGATCGGCCTCGACCGGACCTCGGCCTACATCGCCAATGTCATTCCTTGGCGGCCGCCGGGCAACCGCACGCCGACGCCGCATGAGACCGAGATTTGCCGGCCGTTCATCGAACGGCAGATCGAACTGGTCAATCCGAAGGTACTCGTCAATTTGGGCGGCCTCTCGGCAAATATCCTTCTCGACACCACCGAGGCCATCCTGCGGCTGCGCGGCAACTGGCGCGTCCACACGACCGCCGCCGGCATTGCCATTCCTGCCATGCCGACGCTTCATCCGGCCTATCTGTTGAAAAACCCCGCACACAAGAAGCTGGCGTGGCGGGATTTCCTTGAAGTGAAAGCGAAGCTGTGGACGCTGGGTTGA
- a CDS encoding helix-turn-helix domain-containing protein — translation MTATQTSAGSLIREWRTRRRMSQLDLAMEAEISQRHLSFVESGRAAPSRDMVLHLAEQLSIPLRQRNQLLLAAGFAPSFSERPLTDASLAPAMAAVEIVLKGHEPFPALAVDRHWNLVSANAAIGPFLANVAEPSLLKPPVNVLRLSLHPGGVAPRIVNLAEWRAHLLDRLKHQNDATGDPVLVELERELRTYPSGRNGARPLPVEPNAIVHPLRLAHDDAVLSFISTITVFGTPLDVTLSELAIESFFPADEQTRTVLVRLANERSEPS, via the coding sequence ATGACAGCAACCCAGACTTCCGCCGGCAGCCTCATTCGCGAATGGCGCACGCGCCGGCGCATGAGCCAGCTCGATCTCGCCATGGAAGCCGAAATCTCGCAGCGGCATCTGAGTTTCGTGGAAAGCGGCCGCGCGGCGCCCTCGCGCGACATGGTGCTGCATCTGGCCGAGCAGCTGTCGATCCCGCTGAGGCAGCGCAACCAGCTCCTGCTGGCCGCAGGCTTTGCCCCTAGCTTCAGCGAGCGTCCGCTCACCGATGCCTCGCTGGCGCCGGCGATGGCGGCGGTCGAGATCGTGCTCAAGGGGCACGAACCCTTCCCAGCTCTGGCTGTCGACCGGCACTGGAACCTGGTATCGGCGAACGCCGCCATCGGCCCGTTCCTGGCCAATGTCGCCGAGCCTTCCTTGCTGAAGCCGCCGGTCAACGTGCTGCGGCTCAGCCTGCACCCGGGTGGCGTCGCGCCGCGCATCGTCAACCTGGCCGAATGGCGCGCGCATCTTCTCGACCGGCTGAAACACCAGAACGACGCCACTGGCGACCCGGTTCTGGTCGAACTGGAGCGCGAGCTTCGGACCTATCCGTCCGGCCGGAACGGCGCACGGCCGCTGCCGGTCGAGCCGAACGCGATCGTGCACCCGCTGCGGCTTGCGCATGACGATGCGGTGCTGTCGTTCATCAGCACCATCACCGTGTTCGGCACGCCGCTCGACGTGACGCTGTCGGAACTTGCGATCGAATCGTTTTTCCCCGCCGATGAGCAGACAAGGACCGTGCTGGTACGATTGGCGAACGAGCGGTCCGAGCCGTCCTGA
- a CDS encoding DMT family transporter, whose translation MLKIVSVAIFVAMSSCIKAAGTVPAGQIVFFRSFFAIFPIVVYLAFQGKLGTGFSTKRPLNHIARGVVGVCAMGLGFFALIRLPLPEAIALNYAQPLLVVVFSSIFLGEAIRVYRWSAVAVGLVGVLVISWPELTLLGSGAALGDQEVLGVIAALVAAAMSAVAMLLVRNLVQSEPTATIVLWFSVTASLLALLSLPFGWQALTPAQAGLLIAAGFCGGLAQILMTAAYRHAEASVVAPFEYTSMLLGIVVGYLAFGDVPTAHMLIGGVIVVAAGIFIIWRERQLGLERARTRQATPPQG comes from the coding sequence ATGCTCAAGATCGTCTCGGTGGCAATCTTTGTCGCCATGTCGTCCTGCATCAAGGCGGCGGGCACGGTGCCGGCCGGCCAGATCGTCTTCTTCCGCTCGTTCTTTGCCATCTTTCCGATCGTCGTCTACCTGGCCTTCCAGGGAAAGCTCGGCACCGGGTTTTCGACCAAGCGCCCGCTCAACCACATTGCGCGCGGCGTTGTCGGCGTCTGCGCCATGGGGCTCGGCTTCTTCGCGCTGATACGGCTGCCGCTGCCGGAAGCGATCGCGCTGAACTACGCACAGCCGCTGCTGGTGGTGGTGTTCAGTTCGATCTTCCTCGGCGAAGCGATCCGCGTCTATCGCTGGAGCGCGGTTGCGGTCGGGCTGGTCGGGGTGCTGGTCATCTCATGGCCGGAACTGACGCTGCTGGGTTCGGGCGCAGCACTGGGCGATCAGGAGGTGCTCGGCGTCATCGCCGCACTGGTCGCCGCAGCGATGTCGGCCGTCGCCATGCTGCTGGTGCGCAACCTCGTCCAGAGCGAACCGACGGCAACCATCGTGCTGTGGTTTTCGGTGACGGCGAGCCTCCTGGCGTTGCTGTCGCTGCCGTTCGGCTGGCAGGCGCTGACACCGGCACAGGCGGGCCTGCTCATTGCTGCCGGCTTTTGCGGCGGGCTCGCTCAGATTCTGATGACGGCTGCCTATCGCCATGCCGAGGCCTCGGTCGTAGCGCCTTTCGAATACACCTCGATGCTGCTTGGCATCGTCGTCGGCTATCTCGCCTTCGGCGACGTCCCGACGGCTCATATGCTCATCGGCGGCGTGATCGTCGTTGCCGCCGGCATCTTCATCATCTGGCGCGAGCGCCAGCTTGGCCTCGAACGTGCCCGCACCCGCCAGGCGACCCCGCCGCAAGGATGA